In Paracoccus fistulariae, a single window of DNA contains:
- a CDS encoding DUF1127 domain-containing protein gives MAQSATLNNSDFANGVLWGFTAPFRAIGSFLVSLAENGPRMQAVRRLNETSDEELAARGLTREGEVRRIFGPAMY, from the coding sequence ATGGCACAAAGCGCAACGCTGAATAATTCCGATTTCGCCAATGGCGTCCTGTGGGGCTTCACCGCTCCGTTCCGCGCGATTGGCAGCTTTCTGGTAAGCCTGGCCGAGAACGGCCCGCGCATGCAGGCCGTCCGCCGCCTGAACGAAACCAGCGATGAAGAGCTGGCAGCACGCGGCCTGACCCGTGAAGGCGAAGTTCGCCGCATCTTCGGTCCGGCGATGTACTGA
- a CDS encoding DctP family TRAP transporter solute-binding subunit: protein MAGGALADPAGCDAGEEVVKFSHVTNSDKHPKGIAAALFAERVNAEMEGKMCVEVYPNSTLYDDDALLEAMLQGDVQMGAPSLSKFETFTKVFQIFDLPFMFKNIEAVDEFQSSEDGQAMKSSMERRGLSGLQFWHNGMKQFSANKPLLSPEDAKGLKFRVQPSDVLIAQVEALGATAQPMAFAEVYGALQTGVVDGQENSWANIYGQKFYEVQDGTTETNHGVLDYLVVASTDWLDGLDGDVRDQMLTILDEVTTERNAAVNDVDQEARQAILDAGGEIRELDDAQRQAWVDAMKPVWEKFADGVGQENIDAAQAINEKH, encoded by the coding sequence ATGGCAGGTGGTGCGCTGGCGGATCCGGCAGGCTGTGATGCCGGCGAGGAAGTGGTGAAGTTCAGCCATGTCACCAACAGCGATAAGCACCCCAAGGGCATCGCTGCCGCCCTGTTTGCCGAGCGTGTGAATGCCGAAATGGAAGGCAAGATGTGCGTCGAGGTCTATCCGAACTCGACCCTCTATGACGACGATGCGCTGCTGGAGGCGATGCTGCAGGGCGACGTGCAGATGGGCGCGCCCAGCCTGTCGAAATTCGAGACCTTCACCAAGGTGTTCCAGATCTTCGATCTGCCCTTCATGTTCAAGAATATCGAAGCCGTGGATGAGTTCCAGTCCTCCGAGGACGGGCAGGCGATGAAAAGCAGCATGGAACGCCGCGGCCTCAGCGGTCTGCAGTTCTGGCATAATGGCATGAAGCAGTTTTCGGCCAACAAGCCCTTGCTGTCGCCCGAAGATGCCAAGGGCCTGAAATTCCGCGTGCAGCCCAGCGACGTGCTGATCGCGCAGGTCGAGGCTCTGGGCGCCACCGCCCAGCCGATGGCCTTTGCCGAGGTTTATGGCGCGCTGCAGACCGGCGTTGTCGACGGTCAGGAAAACAGCTGGGCCAATATCTATGGCCAGAAATTCTACGAGGTTCAGGACGGCACCACCGAAACGAACCACGGCGTTCTGGATTATCTGGTGGTCGCCTCGACCGACTGGCTGGACGGTCTGGACGGCGATGTGCGCGACCAGATGCTGACCATCCTCGATGAGGTCACGACCGAGCGGAACGCGGCCGTGAATGACGTCGATCAAGAGGCCCGTCAGGCCATTCTGGATGCGGGCGGCGAGATCCGCGAACTGGACGACGCACAGCGCCAGGCCTGGGTCGATGCGATGAAGCCCGTCTGGGAAAAATTCGCCGATGGCGTCGGTCAGGAAAATATCGACGCGGCGCAGGCCATCAACGAAAAGCACTGA
- a CDS encoding TRAP transporter large permease: MDVLLLFVLIIGLMLVGVPIAISLGLASTLFLLWFSDTSLASIAQTLYNAMEGHATLLAIPFFILASSFMSTGGVAQRIIRFSIACVGHLPGGLAIAGVFACMLFAALSGSSPATVVAIGSIVIAAMRQVGYTKDFAAGVICNAGTLGILIPPSIVMVVYASATDVSVGRMFLAGVIPGLLAGGMLMATILFFAIWKGMPREPWRGWGEVWDSFKDAFWGLMLIVIIMVGLYGIPGVTKAIFTPTEAAAVASVWAFIVALFIYRDMGPLRDGDTRIPLWKKPQALITAFFHPGTRDVLYEAGKLTITLMFIIANALILKHVLTDEQIPQHIAGAMLNAGFDKIVFLIIVNVILLIGGQFMEPSGLILIVAPLVFPIAIELGVDPIHLGIIMVVNMEIGMITPPVGLNLFVTSGVAGMSIMRVVRASAPFLVVLFVFLLLVTYVPWISTWLPTKIMGPEVLVK; encoded by the coding sequence ATGGACGTTCTTCTGCTATTCGTGCTGATCATCGGGCTGATGCTGGTGGGCGTGCCGATCGCGATTTCGCTTGGTCTGGCCTCGACGCTGTTCCTGCTGTGGTTTTCCGACACCTCGCTGGCCTCGATTGCGCAGACGCTTTACAACGCGATGGAGGGGCATGCCACGCTGCTGGCCATTCCCTTCTTCATCCTGGCGTCAAGCTTCATGTCGACGGGCGGCGTGGCGCAGCGGATCATCCGCTTTTCCATCGCCTGTGTGGGTCACCTGCCGGGTGGTCTGGCCATTGCTGGCGTCTTTGCCTGCATGCTGTTTGCCGCCCTGTCGGGATCGTCACCCGCGACCGTGGTGGCCATCGGTTCCATCGTCATCGCGGCCATGCGTCAGGTCGGCTATACCAAGGATTTCGCGGCGGGCGTGATCTGTAACGCGGGCACGCTGGGCATCCTGATCCCGCCATCCATCGTCATGGTCGTCTATGCCAGCGCCACGGATGTCTCGGTCGGGCGGATGTTTCTGGCCGGCGTCATTCCGGGCCTGCTGGCGGGCGGCATGCTGATGGCCACGATCCTGTTCTTTGCCATCTGGAAGGGCATGCCCCGAGAGCCGTGGCGTGGCTGGGGCGAGGTCTGGGACAGTTTCAAGGACGCCTTCTGGGGCCTGATGCTGATCGTGATCATCATGGTCGGGCTTTACGGCATCCCGGGCGTGACCAAGGCGATCTTCACCCCGACCGAAGCCGCCGCCGTGGCCTCTGTCTGGGCCTTTATCGTGGCGCTGTTCATCTATCGCGACATGGGGCCGCTGCGCGATGGCGACACGCGTATTCCGCTGTGGAAAAAGCCGCAGGCGCTGATCACCGCCTTTTTCCATCCCGGCACCCGCGATGTGCTGTACGAGGCGGGCAAGCTGACCATCACCCTGATGTTCATCATCGCCAATGCGCTGATCCTGAAACATGTCCTGACCGATGAGCAGATCCCGCAGCATATTGCCGGTGCGATGCTGAATGCGGGTTTCGACAAGATCGTCTTTCTGATCATCGTCAATGTGATCCTGCTGATCGGCGGCCAGTTCATGGAGCCGTCGGGCCTGATCCTGATCGTCGCGCCGCTGGTCTTCCCGATTGCGATCGAACTGGGCGTCGATCCGATCCATCTGGGCATCATCATGGTGGTGAATATGGAGATCGGGATGATCACGCCGCCGGTCGGGTTGAACCTGTTCGTGACCTCGGGCGTGGCGGGGATGTCGATCATGCGGGTGGTCCGGGCCTCGGCACCGTTCCTTGTCGTGCTGTTCGTCTTCCTGTTGCTGGTTACTTATGTACCCTGGATCTCGACCTGGTTACCGACCAAGATCATGGGACCAGAGGTTCTGGTGAAATGA
- a CDS encoding DMT family transporter — MSSSPTYHRPMTAHEWAMLLTLAAIWGGSFFFNDIALRELPVFTVVVARVVLAALILLAIMRLRGQRLPRGKAVWAAFLGMGLLNNVIPFSLIVWGQQHIASGVASILNASTPLFTVIFAHLLTADERMTGRRLAGVLIGFAGVACMIGPGALRHLGLNVTAQLMCLAAALSYALAGIYGRRFRAMGIAPMATATGQVMASSAVLLPLMLVVDRPWTLAMPGPPVIFALIGVAGMSTALAYVLYFRILATAGATNLLLVTFLIPVSAICLGTAFLSETLSMRQILGMALIGVGLAAIDGRLWRALRAAIRQPAAR, encoded by the coding sequence ATGTCGTCATCACCCACATATCATCGTCCGATGACCGCCCATGAATGGGCCATGCTGCTGACGCTGGCCGCCATCTGGGGCGGGTCGTTCTTTTTCAACGATATCGCGCTGAGGGAATTGCCGGTCTTTACGGTCGTTGTCGCGCGGGTTGTGCTGGCGGCCCTTATCCTGCTGGCGATCATGCGCCTGCGCGGTCAACGCCTGCCGCGGGGCAAGGCGGTCTGGGCTGCGTTTCTGGGCATGGGACTGCTGAATAACGTGATTCCCTTTTCGCTGATCGTCTGGGGGCAGCAGCATATCGCCTCGGGCGTGGCGTCGATCCTGAATGCATCGACGCCGCTTTTCACGGTCATTTTCGCCCATCTTCTGACCGCTGACGAAAGGATGACCGGGCGGCGGCTGGCGGGGGTGCTGATCGGCTTTGCCGGGGTGGCCTGCATGATCGGCCCCGGTGCGCTGCGGCATCTGGGGCTGAACGTGACGGCGCAGCTGATGTGTCTGGCGGCTGCGCTGTCTTATGCTTTGGCCGGTATCTACGGGCGCAGGTTCCGGGCCATGGGAATTGCGCCAATGGCCACGGCGACGGGGCAGGTGATGGCCTCAAGCGCGGTCCTGCTGCCGCTGATGCTGGTGGTGGACCGGCCCTGGACGCTGGCGATGCCCGGCCCGCCGGTGATCTTTGCGCTGATCGGCGTGGCAGGAATGTCGACCGCGCTGGCCTATGTGCTGTATTTCCGCATTCTGGCCACGGCGGGGGCCACGAATCTGCTGCTGGTCACCTTTCTGATCCCTGTCAGCGCGATCTGTCTGGGCACGGCCTTCCTGTCCGAGACGCTTTCCATGCGGCAGATCCTTGGCATGGCGCTGATCGGGGTCGGGCTGGCGGCGATTGACGGACGGCTGTGGAGGGCGCTGCGGGCCGCCATAAGACAGCCTGCGGCCAGATAG
- a CDS encoding TRAP transporter small permease, whose product MSHGYQPRGAVGHFVNRLEENTIAIILGLMTILTFVNVVLRYVFQSSLIWGLELTLALFAWLVLLGISHAVKINAHLGVDAVINLLSPTARRVLALTAGAFCILYAVLLLKGAWDYWAPFAGLQQTSGRWFPTGFIETRDRAFYETEQIPMPAFLGWMGDVFNMGEPYEKLPRMIPYMVLPIGVALLLFRLLQAVWMIWKGERQTLIVSHEAEDAIEDVRHLNRED is encoded by the coding sequence ATGAGTCACGGGTATCAGCCGCGCGGCGCGGTCGGCCATTTCGTGAATCGCCTGGAAGAAAACACCATTGCCATCATATTGGGCCTGATGACGATCCTGACCTTCGTCAATGTCGTCCTGCGCTATGTGTTTCAAAGCTCGCTGATCTGGGGGCTGGAACTGACGCTGGCCCTGTTCGCCTGGCTGGTGCTGCTGGGCATATCGCATGCCGTCAAGATCAATGCGCATCTTGGCGTCGATGCGGTGATCAATCTGCTGTCCCCGACGGCCCGGCGCGTTCTGGCGCTGACTGCGGGGGCGTTCTGCATCCTCTATGCGGTGCTGTTGCTGAAAGGCGCCTGGGATTACTGGGCGCCCTTTGCGGGCTTGCAGCAGACCAGCGGGCGCTGGTTTCCGACGGGTTTCATCGAAACCCGCGACCGCGCCTTCTACGAGACAGAGCAGATCCCCATGCCCGCCTTTCTTGGCTGGATGGGCGATGTTTTCAATATGGGCGAACCCTATGAAAAGCTGCCCCGGATGATCCCCTATATGGTGCTGCCCATCGGGGTTGCGCTGTTGCTGTTCCGCCTGCTGCAGGCGGTCTGGATGATCTGGAAGGGCGAACGTCAGACCCTGATCGTCAGCCATGAAGCCGAGGACGCTATCGAAGATGTCCGCCATTTGAACCGCGAGGACTAA